DNA from Gemmatimonadaceae bacterium:
AGAACGGCCTCTACGTGACGCTCGATGACGGCGCGCACTGGTTCCCGCTCCAATCGAATCTGCCGCACGCGCCGGTCACGTGGATCGTCGTGCAGGAACACTTCGATGATCTCGTGATCTCGACCAAGGGCCGAGGGTTCTGGATTCTCGACGACCTCTCGCCGCTGCGGGCGATCGACGCCACGCTTGCGTCGAAGCCGGTGGACCTGTTCGCGCCGCGCGAGGCGTACCGGTTCCGCGGATCGAATCGCATCAAGGGCGATCCCGATGACATCTCGGCAGGCCGGAATCCGCCCTACGGCGCGGTGATCAATTATTTCCTCAAGGACAGCAGCAAGGACTCGGTGCACGTCACGATCCGCGACGCGCACAACGCGGTGGTCCGGAAGCTCGCGGCGCCGGCCAAGGCCGGTATGAATCGCACCTGGTGGGATCTTCGCTACGACCGCACGCGGACGGTCGCGCTTCGCACGACGCCCAAGGGCTATCCGCAGATCTGGAGCGACAAGCGGTTCATCGGCAAGCTCACGCGCCGCATCTACCACTACGGGATCGAAGACCCGGTGTTAGGCCCGCTCGTGGCGCCGGGCACGTACACGGTGGAGCTCGAGGCAGCCGGACAGCGCGTGTCGCAGCCGCTGACCGTGCTCAAGGATCCGCATTCGGGCGGGACGCTCGCCGACGCGCAGGCGCAGAGCGCGCTCGCGTACAGCGTCTATCAGGAGATCGATTCGACGGTCGACGCGATCAACGCCATCGAGAAGGTGCGCAAGCAGGTCGAGGACCTGCGCGAGATGTACGGACACGACTCATCGTTCAAGTCGGTGTTCGACGACGCCAAGACGCTCTCGGACAAACTCGACGGCGTGGAGAACGAGCTCCTGCAGCCGGTGCTGCAGGAGAACGACCAGAAAACGTATCGGGCTCCCATGCGATTGTACTTGCGGCTGCTGTACCTCGAGGGCTCGGTGGGCTCGGGCGCGGGCGACGTGGCGGGCGATCCCGACTTCGCGCCCACCGCATCGGACATCGCGGTGCACGACGAGCTCTCGTCCCGCTTGCGCACGGTGCTCGATCAGGTCCACGTCGTGATGACGCAGGACGTCCCGGCGTTCAACACCGCCGTGGCGGGGAAGACGGCCCTCTTGTCGAAATAGGAGGCTTCCGTATGACGCAACAGTCTTCATTCGACGTGACGACCGGAGTCGACCTGCAAGAGGTCGACAACGCGGTGAATCAGGCGCAGAAGGAGATTGCCCAACGGTACGACTTCAAGGGCTCCAAGGCATCGATCGATTTTCGCCGCGGCGAGAACATGCTCGTCCTCCTGGCCGATGACGACTTCAAAATGCGCGCGCTGTTCGACGTGCTGCAGGGGAAGCTGATCAAGCGCGGCGTGCCGGTGAAAAATCTCGACATCGGCGCGGTCACGCCCGCCGGCGGCGACACGGTGCGTCGCGAGGTGAAGCTCAAGATGGCGCTCGACAGCGATACGGCGAAGAAGATCGTCGCGGTCCTCAAGGAGGCAAAGCTCAAGAAGGTGCAGGCGGCGATTCAGGGCGAGCAGGTGCGCGTGTCGTCGCCGTCCAAGGACGATCTGCAGGGCGCGATCGCGCTGCTTCGCGGCAAGGATTTCGGGGTGGAGCTCAAGTTCGGGAACTACCGGTAAGGCGGACAAGACCGGACATGCCGGACAAGACCGGACAACTCAGCACAGGTTTCTCCGGACGTGTTCGGCCCTGTCGTACCTTGTCCGCTTTCACCGGGAGGAGTGGGCAAAGATCGCTTGAAAGTCATACGTGCCTTCTCGACCCGCTGCCATCGCGAACTGGGGCGCGCACCGAAAAGGGCCGCCTGTTGCCGCCGTGAGAGCAACGAGCCGTTAGGCCTTCGCGAGAGTCGCGGCGTCCAGCGCCGGCCCAGGGGCGATTTCTACCTGAGGATCCCTGCCGGCAGCCTTCCGCCTATCCCACGGAGCGGAACCGTGTCCACTCATCACTACCAAATCCCGAAGACTCGCCAACCGATCACCCACCCGGTCGCATTTGATGGCGTCCGCCTTTGATCGAGAAATCGGCGTTGTGCGGTCTTGTCCGCGTCCTGTCCGCCTTCCGGCTTTTGTCCGCCATTCTCCGCCTGTAGCTCAACGCCTTGTCCGCCTTTACCTTTCGGCATGCCAGTCCCGGTCTTGGCTCCCACCCCGTGAACATCGGCTTCATCACGCTCGGCTGCGACAAAAATACCGTCGACAGCGAGCGCTATCTCGCGCAGTTGGCGGATCACGGCGCGCGGCACACGACCGAGCTCGAGCGTGCCGACGTCATCGTGATCAACACCTGCGGGTTCATCGACGCGGCGAAGCAGGAGTCGATCGACGCGATCGTCGAGGCCGGGCGGCTCAAGCGGTTAGGCAACTGCCGCGCGCTCGTCGCCG
Protein-coding regions in this window:
- a CDS encoding YajQ family cyclic di-GMP-binding protein, giving the protein MTQQSSFDVTTGVDLQEVDNAVNQAQKEIAQRYDFKGSKASIDFRRGENMLVLLADDDFKMRALFDVLQGKLIKRGVPVKNLDIGAVTPAGGDTVRREVKLKMALDSDTAKKIVAVLKEAKLKKVQAAIQGEQVRVSSPSKDDLQGAIALLRGKDFGVELKFGNYR